The Mariprofundus sp. NF sequence ATACCGGAGAAGCTGGCATCAGCGAATGGATCGAATCGATCAATCGCGCATACAAGGATTGGCATGTCTATATTTCGCCGCAAATTCATGACAGTGAATATGCTGCTGGTGAAGCGGTCGCGATGCTTCAGCCCCACCGAGATGTGACCTATATTGATAGCCTGCATCTCTCTGTCTCGATGCGCTCATTTCGTGCCGAGAATGTCTCTGCATTGGTGAAGCAGATTCTTGATCTGGACCTGCAGGCTGCTCGCCAGTCATTCAATTCATTGCAGGGTAAATATCCCATCGTAGTGACGCGCTGCGTGAAGCAAGCAAAAGCGTGGCTGAAGCAGCAGGCCCGAGGCTCTGAGCGCTATGGCATTGTTGTCTCTTCCCAAGCTTCTCGCCTCAAGCCCTATGCGATTGATATCAAGTCACCGATGAATCCCGTGCACTGGTTTCTTGAGGGGAAGGATGATGTCCGTTCCTCTTACTATCTCGAAGATGTGGCGACTGAATTTCATATTCAGGGCTTGGAGCTCGATTGGGCGTGTGTGACTTGGGATGCCGATTTTAGATATAGCGAAGATGGGTGGCGACATTTCTCTTTCCGCGGTAACAAATGGCAACGAATCAATAAAGCTGAGCGGCAGATGTATTTGAAGAACGCCTATCGTGTGTTGCTGACCCGCGCACGGCAGGGAATGGTGATTGTCGTGCCTCAAGGTGATGCCGAAGACCCGACGCGGGATTCGGCCTTTTATGATGACACTTTTGAGTATCTAACATCGATTGGCTTGCCAGCTATTGAATGAACATTTTCTAAGTGCCAGGTTGGGTTGATGCTTACCCTGCACGAAGATGCGTTTTACGAATTCTTTCGCCCCTATCGGCATCCACAATCCAGTTGCGATATCTGGGGTGGCATCGGGCTGGAAACTTTTGGCGAGGATTTGAAACTGGTGAAATCGCTGCCCGCTGCGCATTTGTGGACGGTTGTGGATGGCGATGGCGACCAATGGATTCTGCCCGGCATTCATTGCGTGAATCGGATTTGTTATCTGGTTACTGAAGTTGCCCACGACTGGCGGGATCTTGAGTTTCGCATTCCTGCCAGAGGATATTCGCTGACCCAGTTAGGCCTTTTGCGTCAGCTCAATCAAGCCCGGAAATTCATGGGATCAATCAACGTATAATATGTAAAAAGAGAGCCGAGTGGCTCCCTTAAGTGTTAATTACTTGCAGGGGCCGAGGCGTTTGCCGGTGATGTGACTGACCATCTTCATGCCCTGGGTGTTCATGGTCGTCGTGCCTTTCATGGTCTCACCTGTGTAGGTGTAGGTGCCGTTCATATCTGAGGTGATGCCATCGTTGGTGCAGCGTATGTGCCATGTTACCGTGTGACCGGAAACAGACTGATCGATCATTTTACAGCTATCACTATCATGAGACTTCTGCCTGGGAACCATCATGTCGTTTGTGATGCACTGGCTATGCTGCATATCCGGCAAACTCGGCATGCCTTCAGGCATAGAACTCATATCTATCTTCGTGGTCATCTCCCACTCACCCTCATGCAGGATCTGCTCGGCAAAGCAGACCGAACTGGTGAAGAGAATCAGTAGTGCCGGGATAACTCTGTTGAAGTAATTCATGCTCTTCCTCCCCATCGTTGCAACAGATCGAAATGGTCTCATTAGTTTTACTATAGCATATAGTTTTAAGTCTCGGAAAGACTCCGAGACTTAATGAGAGCGCAAACTGTTAGATGAGTTTGTTGAGCTGGCTGCCTGAGAGGTCAAGCTTGTGGATCATCTTGCCGTGGATGTCGTAGAACTCCTGCTGGGTGCGGTCAAAGGGGTTCTGGTGCTGTTGCCAGCTGGTGCCGCTATAGGCCCGTACAGGTTCGGCATCGGTCTCAACCGATGCGATGTTTCTCATCTCGGCTGTAACGACCGGTGGCACTACCACTGCAGGCAGGCGATCGACGTAAAGTGTGATTCCATCTACCATCATCATGTTACTATTATAGCAGAATTTGCTAAATACCCCTATTTACGGACTCCTTCACCCGACCAGCTTGCCATGCGTGTGTAAAATCCTGCTTGATCAGCCCTTTCGGCTGCATATGATTCACACCCTGTTATCAGCCGGCATAGCTCAGATGGTAGAGCAGCTGATTTGTAATCAGCAGGCCACGGGTTCGATTCCTGTTGCCGGCTCCAGTTTAAAATTTGCAGTCATGAAGAGGGAGCCCGGCCGGCTCCCTTTTTTCATGCCCTGCCTCTTCGCTCTCCACCACAATCGGACAACCTCTTATCTGCTGCCAAACAGGCATAGCTATCTATATCCGCAAGGCAGGCGTACGGTGTACTGGATTAATCAGGAGCCAATACCATGGGTAAAGAACAGAAGAGCAGTAGAGAAGGAAAAAAAGAGGCGGCTAAAACGCCAAAAGAGAAGAAGGCAGCCAAAGCTGCAAAGAAGGCTGCCAGGTAAATTCGGCCTCTCAGTTGCCTGAACAAGCGCTGACTGAATATCGCATGATTTTATAAAAAAGGGGAGCCGATTGGCTCCCCTTTTGCCATTTGCACCGACAATGGGTCAGCAACAATAGTCATCATCGTCAGATTAACGTCGCAGTTAAGTTTGACAGTTCAAACGCTCACAAAGCAATTTTCCGGCAATTCTCCGCTCTCTTGCCCGGCCATCCCTGATAGCATCAACGAGCACAAGCAGCTCATAGAGAACGCTATCCTGTGCCGCTGCTGCTGGTACAGACTTATACAGTGGTGAGAGTGAAGGACCGCGATCTTTTCCCTCCGCATACGGCCATACCGGCGGATTCTGCTGATCATACACAAGCTCGCTCACTATGGGTTCGGCTGCGTAAGAGGTTTTCATACCTCTGGTGATGGTTCCATAATCCGGTGGAAAGGCATACTTAATGCCGTGCAGAAGAAACTCCTCCAGCGCCTGCCGATTAGGTCGTGGCTGAACGCCCTCACCAAGCTGTACCAGCAATTTTGCCCTGAGCGCTCGCTTTACACCGGCATTAATTTCCGAGGCACTCATGCACAACTCATTAGCCAGCTGTAGATAACTCCACGACCGATCTCCTAACGCAATCAGCTTTAGTACAACAACAATATCCTGTGGCTTTAAAATCATGCCCGTATGCTATTCGCGATTCGCGAATGGCGCAAACTTGGCAAGACGGGTACTTTTTCAGGCCTCACAACAAGCAGTGCTTTAGTTTTCTATAATCTGGCTGGCGAATGTTCTGATTGTTTTCTGATCCCCCGTTAGCAGGCTGCCGAGACAAATATTCTAAATCGGAGAAGAGCGGCGGAGCCGTGGCCGATTTTGAATATGCAGGATCGGGAACCCGAAGGGCGGGCTGGTTCCGGGGTGGCTTTCTATCGTTATTTCTTTGCCACCAAAGAAATGACAAGTGAATATATATTCACTTACATTGCCTTTGATTTGAAGCAACTCAGTTGCTGTTAGGGTAATTCCCGTAATTGCACGATGAACCCAAAAAAAGGGGAGCCAATCGGCTCCCCTTTTGTCATCTGTAGCGACAACGGATCAGATCATCTGATCTCTTATTTCTCGTCGGTCCAAGCCTGCAGCCCTTCAATAATCTGTTTGGCCTGCTTGACGTTGGTGATGTTAAACTTGGAGCGCGGGGTATATTCACCATTACGCTTCTGGAAACGGCGGATAGTGAATTTATCCTCGCCATACTCTTCCTTGGCAGCGTCCCAGTTCACATAGCGGAACATGATGGTGGTCCATGCACCCTTGCTGAGAATCACCTTATCCAGCTGCTTGGTGGTCACGATACCGCCCTCTTCATAATCGATGCTTAAATCGTCTGGTGTCATAAGATCCTCTTGCTTGATATGAGTTCGTAATTCGGGGCGCAGCCTATCGCCTCGCCCCGTTTTTGCACTGTTCAACTTAAATCAGCGCTCTACTGAGTGAATCCTCGCCTACTCCTGATAGTAGTAATCGTACTGGCTCAGCAGGGAGTCAGTCAGGCTCCACGCCTCGGTATATGAGAGGCCGCTCTCATCGGGAAAGACAATGCGCACATAGAGATTCTTGCCATGTTTCTTCTGCAGCTGTGCGAGTCGCTTATGCAAAGCGGTGCTATCGGTGGCTTGATATGCAGCATCGGTTGGCCTCTTGATGCCGATATGTAACTTGCCACCCTCCCGATGATATCGAACGAACACCACCTCCTTACCCAGCTGCGAACGGGCCGGACGGATCAGCTTATTATACTTGGTTTGCAGATCAACATGCTGCAGCTCCAGCAACTTCAGCCGCTCAAGTTGGGTGATGCCACTGCTTTTAAATTTGGCGATCTCTGCCTGACTCTCTCGGTTCTGCTGCTCCTGCAAGTTTAACGCCTGCAGTCGCTGTTCAAGCTCAGCTACCAGTTCAACCTGCCGCTTCTCCAGGTTCGCCTTCTCACTAAGTGCTGTATCCAGGCCCCGGGTAGCACCGGAGAGCTGACTCTTGAGCTGCATATTATCCTGCTCACTCTTTTTAAGCTGGCTTATTGCACGGCTATGCTCCTCGCCCAGATTCATCAGACGAAGACGTAGCATCGACGACGCCTCTTCCAAGCGTTTCAGCCGCATATTGAGTTCTGTGTTGATGTTGGTGGTGGAGTAGGCCTGTTCGGCAGCAGAGCGTTCCGCCGCCAGCGAATCCTGCAGCTGATGCACCAGATCCATGTTTTTCACCAGCAGCGTTAACATCGCCAGTAGAAAAACCAGCACGATCACCGTCATGATATCGGTGAATGATGGCCAGAACCCTTCATCCCGATGTTCGTTGCCCAGACGGAGATCGATAAATCCCTGCGGCATACCGCTACTCCTTCGGCAACCGGAAGCCATCTTGCAGCGCGGTTGAAATCTCACGCAGCTGTACAAGCAGCTCCTGATGCTGAAGCCGGGAATCTTCAGCTGCCCTGTCGATACTCTGCTTTAAACCCTCCGGATTAAGTGCTTCGAAATTATCATGCAGCGACTGCACCAGCAGATGCGCCTGACTGACAAGCTCCACGGCATGCAGATTCACACTCTCGCTGGTGACATTAAAGCGTGGCATCAGGCGGGTGGCGGTGATCTGCTCAACCAGAGCAAGGATATGGGTCTGCAGCCCCTGAATGGCAGTAAAGAAATAGGCCAGCAGCAGATAACAGATGATGGCACTCATGGTGGTGGAGAGCGCGGTGGACATACCGTGAATCACCATGCCCATACCGGTCGATGATACCGCCTCCTCGAGCAGGCTGGAGGCGCCGAACAGGGCAATCGACAGCGAGATAATGGTGCCCAGCACACCACAGAGAATCAGGATATTATGAATAAATCGAATCACACCCGTGCGGGTACTCTCGTGGGCTAAAAGCGTGGCTGCCAGCGATTGATGATGCACCGGTGCATGCTGAAGGCGCATGCTCTCCATGGTGTCATAGCGCAGGGATATGATCGAGTCGAGTTCAATGCCGTGCAGCAGATCCGGTTTATCCTGATCCAGGTTCTGCTGGAAAATGGTAAGTGCGGCCTCCTCACGTTGATAGTGAAACAGCAGCATCACGATGCGCAGCATGCCTGTAAAGAAGAGGGCAACGATCAGACCATTGATGGCATAACCTGCTGCCGTTTGCTGATTGGAGAAATAGATCATGGTCAGGGTATCGGAGAAATAGACCCCCAGCAGGATGGTTACCAGTGTGATAACCGCCAGCTGGATGAGAATGTTACGACTCATATGTTGTTGCATCACTGACATGCTGCCTCCCCTTGTGGCCCGAGCAGAAGATGAAAGCTGGAACATAACTTCACCTGATCCTTACTCCGCCCCATAAGAGATCATGAACGCTTATCACGCCCCCTTCAAGCATGAGTGCATGATAACAGGCATCATGCTTTGCATAATAGACTCACATCGCGTCTGTTTCCCATTCAACAAACATCGGCATTAAAGAAAAAAGGCTGCTATCACAATGGATAACAGCCTTATTAGTTGTTTGGATAGAATTACATGCTATCCAGTAAGTTTACAACTTCGATGTACTACCCACATTTAGAGTCGCCGCACTCCAGACAGCAGTTGCAGTTATCAAGACGCACAACAGCCATCGCACCGCACTTGTCACACTGCTGCCCTTTGGCAACGGCATCTGCACCCAGCTTGGTTTCAGCCTCCAGGCGTTTGGCCTGTAGTTCAGCGTTATTGAGCTGACCCTCCATCATGCCGATGGAGATCAGATGCTGCTGAATCACTTCACCAATCTCGGCAACAATCGATGGCATATATTTACCACCACGTTTGTAGTAACCACCGCGAGGATCAAATACCGCTTTGAGCTCCTCCACCAGGAAGGTGATATCGCCACCCTTGCGGAAGATTGCCGAGGTGATGCGGGTCAATGCCACGATCCACATGAAATGTTCCATATTCTTGGAGTTGATGAACACTTCAAACGGACGACGGTGTTCGTCCGGTGTGCCATGATTGACGATCACATCGTTGATGGTGATATACATGGCGTGATCCGAGTTCGGCGTTTTGATCTTGTAGGTGCTTCCCTCAAGGATATCGTCACGCTCAAGCAGCGGCGCGATATGGTGAACTGTTGCCACCTCTTTATCTGCCTCTTCTCCGGGTTTCTTCACTTCGTAACCGGTGATTTTACTGTCGATTTTAATAGCCATCACTTACCTCCTGCACAACCGGACACTTCTCCGGTTTTGCCCTGAATATTGCAGCGTATTTCCATGGTTGCCTTGCATGCCCGGACGCTGCGACCGGTATATGTGGGTGCCCTTAACTCCGTATAAACCAGACAGAGAAGGACCAGCCAATACCCACAGATTTTTTTCGGCCCCGGAGACAGCAAGCTGCCGCCACGACCGCGACACACGATGTGTCGCCAAAACTGAAGGGGTTATCTCTTCAGTTTTGTGAAGCAAGTGAAAACCACGTTTTTCGCTTGCTGTTAAAAGGGGAGGGGCCGGAGCCCCTATCCCGTATCAATCAGAATTTACCGTAGTAACCCTCTTTCAAGGCATCAAAGAGGTTGGCTGCGGTATGCATCTCACCATCATACTCGATCTCTTCATTACCCTTGGCCTCAATCTCGGTGCCATCTTCAAGTTTGAACTTGTAGGTGGTGTTGGTGAGATCTTCCTCTTTCACCAGAACACCCTGGAAGGCTTCAGGATTAAAGCGGAAGGTGGTACAACCTTTCAGCCCCTGCTCATAAGCGTAGAGGTAGATATCCTTGAACTCTTCATACGGAAAATCGGTCGGTACGTTGGCAGTTTTGGAGATTGATGAATCGACCCAGCGCTGCGCAGCGGCCTGAATATCAACATGCTGCTTGGGTGTAACCTCATCGGCAGAGATAAAGTAGTCCGGAAGTTTTGTCGCCTCATCATCGCTGAACGGCATCGCATCAGCATTGACCAGCTCACGATAAGCGAGCATCTCAAAGCTGAACACATCCACCTTCTCTTTCGATTTCTTGCCTTCACGGATGATGTTGCGTGCATAGTGGTGCGCGAAACTTGGCTCGATACCGTTGGAGGCGTTGTTGGCCAGCGACAGGGAGATCGTGCCGGTCGGAGCAATAGATGAGTGGTGGGTAAAGCGGCAGCCCTTCTCAATCAACGCTTCGATCATCGCCTTATCCTCGTCACTACCGGTAGCGAGGAACTTCTGCATATATTTGGAGTATTTCCCCCACAGTACCTTGCCTGCCAGCTTGTCACCGATCCTGATGCCGTCATCCAGCATCTCCGGACGTTTGGACATCATCTCAGCAGTCACTTCGTACTCCTGCTCAAGAGCCGGGGCGACACCCTTCTCTTCAGCCAGCTGCAGACCGGTCTGGAAACCTGTGCGTGCCATCTCATAAGCGATCTTCTCAGTGAACTCGAGTGAATCAGCTGTACCGTATGGCGTGCGCAGCATGGTCAGTGCAGAACCTAATCCTAAGAAACCCATGCCATGACGACGCTTGGAGAGAATCTCTTCACGCTGTTTGGGCAGTGGCAGACCATTGATATCAACCACATTATCGAGCATGCGGGTGAAGATGGAGACCACTTTACGGTAGGCGTCCCAATCAAAACAGGCGTTATCGGTGAATGGCTCACGCACAAATTTGGTCAGATTCACCGAACCGAGCAGGCAGGCGCCATAGGGTGGCAGTGGCTGCTCGCCACACGGGTTGGTGGCGCGCACATCTTCACAGAACCAGTTGTTGTTCAGCTCATTGACCTCATCAATGAGAATAAAACCGGGTTCGGCATAATCGTAGGTGCTAGCCATGATCACATCCCAGAGACGCTGTGCTTTCATGGTACGATAGACCTTACATGCCACATAACCGCGGTCATCCCTGACTGAACCTTTAGGGGCATTGGCCACATGTTTAAATACAATGCGGGTATCTGCATCATCGATCTCGGTCTTGCTGGCCGGGAAAACAAGATCCCAATCGCCATCACTCTTCACCGCTTCCATGAAATCACGGGTGATCAGGCAGGAGAGATTAAACTGACGCAAGCGACCATCTTCACGTTTGGCGCGGATAAAATCGGTAATATCAGGGTGTGAGATATCAAAGGTGCCCATCTGAGCGCCACGACGGCCACCGGCGGAGGAGACGGTGAAACACATCTTATCATAGATATCCATAAACGAGAGCGGCCCGGAGGTGTAGGCACCGGCACCGGACACGTATGCACCCTTCGGACGCAGGGTGGAGAACTCGTAACCGATGCCGCAACCGGCTTTCAGGGTCAGACCGGCTTCGTGAACCATGGAGAGGATACCATCCATCGAATCGGGAACAGTGCCAGAAACAGTGCAGTTGATCGTGCTGGTCGCAGGTTTATGTGCTTCAGCGCCGGCATTGGACATAATGCGGCCGGCAGGAATCGCGCCATTGGCCAGTGCCCAGGTGAACTTCTCAAACCACTCGTCACGTTTCTCTTCATCTTCAACCGCAACCAATGCTCTGGCAACACGCTCGTAGGTCGCTTCGATATTCTCATCAACAGCGTTGTGAAGCTTATCCTTGAGGCGATACTTCTTATCCCAGATATCCAGTGATGCAGGCTGAAAAGTGATATCCGCCACCCCTTTCTGCTGTGTCCCATTAATTGATGCAACCTTCAAAGCGTTACTGTTTGCGCTCATGCACTCCCCCCCGACTATGAACCGGCAGAGTTGCCGGAAACCGAAATCTTGGCAGCGAGTGTAAGCACAATATCTAGGGTGTCAAGCCGTCTCGCCACACTAACTGTAGTGTTTAGACACACACAATTCATCCACCAGTTATCCACAGCTTATTCACCAGTATGGCGTTTATTTTCCTGACTCCCCTATATATATAAAGGCTTTATTTGGAGAGTAGGCAAAGGCCTGATACGATGCGCATCCCATGAACGATACAAATCACAACATCGACACAAACACAATATCTGGTGCCACTGAAACTGCGACCCACTTCGGTTTTGAAACCGTAAGCGGCAGTGAAAAGGTCAACCGCGTGATGGGCGTATTCTCCTCGGTTGCCAGCCAGTATGATATTATGAACGACGTCATGAGTGGTGGCATGCACCGACTCTGGAAACGCTCGATGTTTGCCAAAGCGGCCATCGGTGCAGGCAGTCGAGTCCTCGATGTGGCCGCAGGCTCAGGCGATATTGCTATTGGCCTTGCCAAAAAGATGGGGCCGACCGGCCGCGTTGTATTGACCGACCTCAATGGCCCGATGCTGGCAGAGGGTGCACGCCGGGTTATTGATGAGGGACTGCTACCGGGCAGAGCTGACTGCATACAGTCTGATGGCACCAAACTCGCGTTTGCCGATAACTCATTCGACTGTGTCACCATCGCCTTCGGTATCCGCAACTTCCTCGATATCGAAGCGGGACTGGCTGAGTTCTACCGTATCCTCAAACCCGGCGGCCAGTTTATGTGCCTGGAGTTCTCACGTCCGACACTGCCCGGTCTTGATGTGATCTATGATGCCTACTCGTTCAATGTTATTCCGATGATGGGTGAGAAGGTGACCGGAGACCGTGAATCCTACCAGTATCTGGTTGAGTCAATCCGTCGTTTTCCGGATCAGGAGCGTTTCGCCAAACTGATCCGCAAAGCCGGTTTCGATCTGGTTCAATATGATAACCTCACCGGCGGCATCGTCGCTCTACATCGAGGGTATAAGGTATGATTCCTTACCGCAAAGGACGCAAAGGTGCGCGAAGGAAAACATACAGGGAGCTTTTAACTTGCGAAAAAATGTTCTCCTCTAGCGATCATTACCTGCCATCGTCATCTGACGGCTCACCTGCGACATCCCCGTTATACTCTCTCCCTTTGCGCACCTTTGCGCTCTCTGCGGTGAATAGAATCAGGTTCACAGGAGGTGGACTGTGAGTGTGATGTTTTTGCCTTTGAGATTAATACCGGTGCCGGTGCAGTGTGTGGTGATGACTACCGTACTGGAGCTGGTCTTCTCGCGTGATGCCAGCCTTAAACCCTATCTTGCCGATCTTGAAGGGCGCGTTTTCCGCATCCATGTCTCTGACACCAATGCCATTATGTTCCTCGGTTTTTCACGTGGCAAAGCGTGGGTTCACTCCACCTATGATGGCGAACCCGATGTGCGACTGGCCGGTACCACAGCTGGTTTTGCCCGCATGTGTTTTGCCCATGAAGACCCCGATGAACTGGTATTTCAGCAGGTATTGAAACTCTCCGGTGATTCCGATGCCATGCTGCGTTTTAAAAAGCTGTTTGCTGCCGCTGATCTGGATTGGGAGCGCGAACTGCGCGCCTCCTTCGGTGACTTCTTCGGCACCCGCGTAGCCAAGGCTGCACATGCGCTGGTTGCAGCCGAACAGAGACTGGCTGATAGCACCAAACAGATGCTGCAGAACAATCTTCATCAGATGGATATCCCTGATGCAGAGCGCTTGCAACAGTGGCAGGCCGGTGTTGAGCACTTCTCACATCAGATCAGCAAGCTGAAAGGTCGGGTGACCCGCGCCGAACATCGGTTTGAACATATCTGCGAAGAGAAGAGTGAAGCCTGATGCCGGTGCATAGGCCAGCGTGATCAAACTACCCTCCAACCTGCGCCGCAACCTGCGTCTGATGCGTATCGGCCACATTCTGGCCAGTCACGGCCTTGCCGCCCTGGCTGTGCGCATGCGCCTGTTCTACCCTTACGTCTGGCTGGTACAACTCTTCCGTGGTGATGATCTACCCAAAGATCTGGGTACTCAGATCCGTCTGGTACTGGAGGAGCTTGGCCCCACCTTTATCAAGTTCGGCCAGATGCTCTCCACACGTGTCGATCTGCTGCCACTTGAGGTGGCACTGGAACTGAAGAAACTGCAGGACGATGTGCCTCCGGAACCGTTTGAGAAGGTGCGCCGCGTTATTGAGCAGAGCTTTAAAAGACCATTAACAGGTGAAAATGGTGTCTATGCAACCTTTGATGAGACCCCGGTAGCCGCCGCCTCCATCGCTCAGGTCCACTTTGCCGAACTGACCGATGGCCGTCAGGTGGCAGTCAAAGTGCGCCGCGATCATATCAGCCGTACCATCGAATCGGATCTGGCCATCCTTAAACTTCTGGCCAGCCTCTTCCACCGCTATTTCCCTGAATACCATCGCCTGAAAGCACCGCAAGTAATTGAAGAGTTCGCCATCACTATTCGTGGTGAGTTGAATCTGCGTGCTGAAGCAGCCCACGCCAGTCGCTTTGCTGAAAACTTTGCCGAGATTGAAGGGGTACGTGTGCCCGAGGTGATGTGGGACTACACCCAGACCGAGGTACTGACCACCGAACGTATCTGTGGCACCCCGATTGATGAGAGAGCCAAGCTTGAAGCGGCAGGGCATGACTGTCTGAAACTGTGCGAACGCGCTGCCACCCAGTTTTTCCGTATGGTCTTCACCGATGGTTATTTCCATGCGGATATGCATCCGGGCAATATCTTTGTCGGTGATAACGGTGACATCATCTTTATTGACTTCGGCATTGTTGGCAGACTTGATATTAAATCGCGTCGCTATATTGCCGGCATGCTGCTGGCTTTTCTGCAGGAGGATTACCGTCGCGCTGCCGAGGTACATGTAGAAGCCGGATATGTCCCGGCCGATACCGACATCTCCGCGTTTGAAGATGCCCTGCGTGAAATTGCCGTACCGATCTTTAACCGTCCTCTGGGTGACATCTCGATTGCCGAACTTCTACTCTCAATGTTTGCGGTAACTGAACGTTTCAAGATGGAGACACAGCCGCAACTGCTCTTGCTACAGAAGACTATGGTGGTGATTGAAGGGGTGGCTCGCGAACTGGCCGATCAGGCCAACATCTGGATGCTGGCACGACCGATGATCAGCGAGTGGATGACACGCCACATGGGCCCCGTCGGCAAAGCTGAAGCGATCGGTGAAGAGATTCGCGATCAACTGCATGACTGGATGCGACTTCCAGCCAAGATTGATGGTGTGCTCTCACGCATTGAGGAGGGCAAGGTCACCTTCAACAGTGAACCGTCACACCTCTCCGCTGTGATGGGGGCAATGCTCTCTGCAGGTGGTGGCGGCTGGCTGGCCTGGAGCCTCGCCAACGGTGCGGGAACCGGCATACTGGTTCTCTCTACCACAGTGATGGGCCTCGGTATTCTGCTCGCCATCAGCCGCAGTTAATGGCGATTTGGTGCTTTTCTATCTTTCGTCTATACTCCGCCATAATGTTTCCCCAGTTTAAACTCTATTCCAACTACAGGGCAGGAAATTCATGAGCAATAATTTTGTGTTTACATCCGAATCGGTCTCCGAAGGGCACCCGGATAAGGTCGCTGACCGCATCTCCGATAGCGTACTGGATGCGATTCTTGAACAGGACAAATATGCACGCGTAGCGTGTGAAACCATGGTCACCACGGGTCTGGCTCTGATTGCCGGTGAGATCACCACCTCTGCCGTACTCGATTATCAGGATATAGTGCGTAGCGCGATCAAGGACATCGGTTATAACTCATCTGCGATGGGTTTTGACTGGGAGTCATGCTCGGTACTGGTAAGTCTCGATAAACAGTCACCGGATATCGCCATGGGCGTGAATGTCGGCGAAGGTCTCGATCTTGATCAGGGCGCAGGCGATCAGGGACTGATGTTCGGTTATGCCACCAACGAAACCGACGTATTGATGCCAACCCCGATCCATCTCTCACATCTACTGGTAGCCAAACAGGCTGAAGTTCGTAAAAACAACACTCTGAAATTCCTGCGTCCGGATGCCAAATCACAGGTCACGGTTCGTTATGAAAACTTCAAACCTGTAGCCATTGATGCGGTTGTGCTCTCCACCCAGCATGATCCGGATGTAAGCCACAAGGATCTCTCTGAAGCGATCATGGAAGAGGTAATCAATCCAATCCTTGGCGATACCGGCCTGCTGCATGCAGGTACCGCTTACCACATCAATCCAACCGGTCGCTTTGTGATCGGTGGCCCTGTAGGCGATTGCGGCGTAACCGGTCGTAAGATCATCGTTGATACCTACGGCGGTTTCGGCCATCACGGTGGCGGCGCCTTCTCCGGTAAAGATCCAACAA is a genomic window containing:
- the ubiB gene encoding 2-polyprenylphenol 6-hydroxylase, which gives rise to MIKLPSNLRRNLRLMRIGHILASHGLAALAVRMRLFYPYVWLVQLFRGDDLPKDLGTQIRLVLEELGPTFIKFGQMLSTRVDLLPLEVALELKKLQDDVPPEPFEKVRRVIEQSFKRPLTGENGVYATFDETPVAAASIAQVHFAELTDGRQVAVKVRRDHISRTIESDLAILKLLASLFHRYFPEYHRLKAPQVIEEFAITIRGELNLRAEAAHASRFAENFAEIEGVRVPEVMWDYTQTEVLTTERICGTPIDERAKLEAAGHDCLKLCERAATQFFRMVFTDGYFHADMHPGNIFVGDNGDIIFIDFGIVGRLDIKSRRYIAGMLLAFLQEDYRRAAEVHVEAGYVPADTDISAFEDALREIAVPIFNRPLGDISIAELLLSMFAVTERFKMETQPQLLLLQKTMVVIEGVARELADQANIWMLARPMISEWMTRHMGPVGKAEAIGEEIRDQLHDWMRLPAKIDGVLSRIEEGKVTFNSEPSHLSAVMGAMLSAGGGGWLAWSLANGAGTGILVLSTTVMGLGILLAISRS
- the metK gene encoding methionine adenosyltransferase, which encodes MSNNFVFTSESVSEGHPDKVADRISDSVLDAILEQDKYARVACETMVTTGLALIAGEITTSAVLDYQDIVRSAIKDIGYNSSAMGFDWESCSVLVSLDKQSPDIAMGVNVGEGLDLDQGAGDQGLMFGYATNETDVLMPTPIHLSHLLVAKQAEVRKNNTLKFLRPDAKSQVTVRYENFKPVAIDAVVLSTQHDPDVSHKDLSEAIMEEVINPILGDTGLLHAGTAYHINPTGRFVIGGPVGDCGVTGRKIIVDTYGGFGHHGGGAFSGKDPTKVDRSACYMMRYVAKNIVAAGLADRCEVQVAYAIGVAHPLSVMVNTFGTGKIDDSKLADIVTEVFDLRPKGIVQALDLLRPIYAQTAAYGHFGRELPDFTWEKTDKVDAIKAAAGV